A section of the Acropora muricata isolate sample 2 chromosome 4, ASM3666990v1, whole genome shotgun sequence genome encodes:
- the LOC136913507 gene encoding enolase-phosphatase E1-like isoform X2 codes for MADADSDDQEISLSGEKNITRDALRRKRKDMYEPSKSAGFVDIQDGDAISESSDTEIVAHTEEQVRYDNNASSGDDDSDNDDNDINHGPPPLDSDDDEDSDDDDDVQGPPTDDGDKVLTAPAVGGSEALSSRRTVVSSEKRDSPGSDSESDSDGDGKEAPPPLDSEEEGGGDEEAVEEIEPVVEKKGFVSVANESSVHNLAVEHINMQYENDDDETRNLDSDYEDHGGSDHDIVSDGSNHDEAAKESQEDVENVQASLHSLHVRNSDESEHSDSAGEVKGEMEAEKQESGTDEGDDYDSDQRVELDSAGNAPGETIIAAGESSDILSDNDTQDDEPKDAEETKIHEDAIEEEQREKQSALLTSVENDHDEMSSEKECNASFQFVPDDDDDDENELEWDVEDFDIPKRKNAKKTRPASKIDPEGAEVEKLKKSFMDTLRSEAEQAKVVEATQKTGSNKKKKLNKVINSNSRNIDQGQEKREVETKPVKPVHEVRRVPGTARRTKETSPNVGHAKDEKKTIKGETNIAAVKVSDSATKALRTKSKAVDSTVGQRDVHKVSKQRKGVMETQKTSKVSERMPEGKPSKVKSSSVSSLSTGDSELKASQKGKESKKAKPVGDVETDLVPQRTEIVQKQKGERKARKSDSDNSLDSSTSSRKKAQKAATSGSDSKPRKSNAANSQTHKRVENTVEREERKQLDSKQASVKSVYAESYHEDGYRLGNADNNVKPTRNKPQSRPKSNGHSSSSYETLSVHAKRHDHGTRNHEVHHRHSDHVHERGKHVWLCRDDEIHKLIAQKASLLKEYESGSFAGRRLFSGHKSQVKRVDEPADVPDVGFVGRNKQTRRHGNRPLSEAIFDRTPYSSQRKDKRLSLRLDRSGSSSDEDERTNAAAGSTRGGTFAVGLAARNKELKGVGDNETDHEETCEYCAAEKAAAAAKAQERNPAWEGPHHPRNLLLGVVYSAKYLGSSQIMSPQSPNKAVRMEQAQEALGRIKVPEGEEQPTTDIDLFISTERLKIVNSSTKEVMLDHALRTVSFIADIGDVLVLMARNLPEEHTNQVALKPTQILATVGSAQTDHKNIKITCHVFQSAEAQVMAKSIGQAFNVAYQEFLRQNGLSDEVVEEAEYNGVLEAQKILGEDLSLLSDENSSKEVIVNKKPHEYLGVMIVESGWGSMIPCAIVAHLAKEGPAAKSGRLNVGDQILSVNGTSLVGLPLLECQNVIKGIRPNTKVVLKIVSCPPTVQVVVNRPDTKYQLGFSVQNGMICSLMRGSIAERGGVRVGHRIIEINDESVVATSHQHIVELLATTVGEIRMKTMPASMYRLLVGLETPQHI; via the exons ATATGTATGAACCATCAAAGAGTGCTGGTTTTGTGGACATTCAAGATGGTGATGCCATTTCAGAAAGCAGTGATACGGAGATTGTCGCTCACACTGAGGAACAGGTGCGGTATGATAATAATGCTTCTTCAGGCGATGATgacagtgataatgatgacaatgacaTCAATCATGGTCCACCACCACTTGATAGTGACGATGATGAGGattctgatgatgatgatgatgttcaAGGGCCCCCAACTGATGATGGCGATAAAGTGCTGACAGCTCCTGCTGTGGGAGGTAGTGAGGCGCTGAGCTCTAGGAGAACTGTAGTGTCAAGTGAAAAGAGGGACTCACCTGGTTCTGATAGTGAAAGCGATAGTGACGGAGATGGAAAGGAAGCACCTCCACCTCTCGATAGCGAGGAAGAAGGTGGAGGAGACGAGGAGGCGGTTGAGGAGATCGAGCCTGTGGTAgaaaagaaaggttttgtttCAGTAGCAAATGAAAGTTCTGTACATAACTTAGCTGTCGAACACATTAATATGCaatatgaaaatgatgatgatgagactCGGAACCTTGATAGCGATTATGAGGATCATGGAGGAAGCGATCATGACATTGTCAGTGATGGCAGTAACCATGATGAAGCTGCCAAGGAGAGCCAAGAGGATGTCGAGAATGTTCAGGCTTCATTACATTCCCTGCACGTAAGAAATTCCGATGAAAGCGAGCATTCTGATTCAGCAGGCGAAGTCAAGGGGGAAATGGAAGCGGAGAAACAAGAGAGTGGGACTGACGAGGGCGATGATTATGACAGTGATCAGAGAGTAGAGCTGGATTCAGCGGGCAATGCACCAGGTGAAACTATTATAGCTGCTGGGGAGAGCAGTGATATTTTGTCAGACAATGATACCCAGGATGATGAACCCAAAGATGCCGAGGAAACAAAGATTCATGAGGATGCTATTGAGGAGGAGCAGAGGGAAAAGCAAAGCGCGTTGTTAACTTCAGTTGAGAATGACCATGATGAGATGAGTAGTGAGAAGGAATGTAACGCTTCGTTTCAATTTGTCcctgatgacgatgatgatgatgaaaatgaactGGAATGGGATGTGGAGGATTTTGATATACCAAAAcgcaaaaatgccaaaaaaactaGACCAGCATCAAAGATTGATCCAGAAGGAGCAGAGGTTGAGAAACTGAAGAAATCTTTTATGGACACTTTAAGAAGTGAAGCAGAGCAGGCTAAAGTTGTTGAGGCTACGCAGAAAACAGgatcaaacaaaaagaaaaagctaaataaagtaataaacTCAAATAGTCGTAACATTGATCAGGGGCAAGAGAAAAGGGAGGTGGAGACAAAACCGGTAAAACCTGTTCACGAAGTAAGGAGAGTTCCCGGAACAGCCAGGCGGACAAAAGAGACTTCACCAAATGTTGGACACgcaaaagatgaaaagaaaacgaTCAAAGGTGAAACAAATATTGCTGCAGTCAAAGTTTCAGATAGTGCAACAAAAGCCTTAAGAACTAAATCCAAGGCGGTGGATAGCACTGTCGGGCAACGTGATGTACATAAAGTTtcgaaacaaaggaaaggtgTTATGGAGACACAAAAGACATCCAAGGTCTCTGAAAGGATGCCTGAAGGAAAGCCATCAAAGGTAAAATCTTCATCTGTTTCGTCGCTTTCCACTGGTGATAGTGAACTAAAGGCAAGTCAAAAAGGGAAAGAATCGAAAAAGGCGAAACCAGTGGGTGATGTCGAAACAGATTTAGTTCCTCAACGGACAGAAATTGTACAGAAACAAAAGGGAGAaagaaaagccaggaaaagcGACAGCGACAACTCTCTTGATTCTTCAACTTCATCGAGGAAAAAGGCACAGAAAGCAGCTACTTCAGGTTCGGACTCCAAGCCTAGAAAGTCTAATGCTGCAAATTCACAGACACACAAGCGCGTGGAAAATACAGTAGAAAGAGAGGAAAGGAAACAGTTAGATAGTAAACAAGCTTCTGTGAAGTCTGTTTATGCAGAAAGTTATCACGAAGATGGCTACCGTCTTGGAAATGCCGATAATAACGTAAAACCTACCAGAAACAAGCCGCAAAGCAGGCCCAAAAGTAATGGCCACTCTTCAAGTTCATATGAAACACTCTCAGTACACGCTAAACGGCATGACCATGGGACCAGGAACCACGAAGTCCACCACAGACATAGTGACCACGTCCATGAGAGGGGCAAGCACGTTTGGTTGTGCAGAGATGATGAGATTCATAAACTTATCGCACAGAAGGCTTCCTTGTTAAAGGAGTATGAATCGGGAAGTTTTGCTGGGAGAAGACTGT TTTCAGGGCATAAGAGTCAAGTGAAAAGAGTAGACGAACCAGCGGATGTTCCCGATGTAGGATTCGTGGGCCGCAACAAACAGACGCGGAGACATGGCAACCGGCCACTGAGTGAAGCCATATTTGACAGAACTCCTTACAGCTCACAGCGTAAAGACAAACGACTGTCACTGCGGCTCGATCGTTCAGGATCTTCATCAGACGAGGATGAGCGGACAAATGCAGCCGCTGGTTCGACGAGAGGTGGCACGTTTGCTGTGGGATTAGCCGCTCGAAACAAGGAGCTGAAAGGCGTCGGCGACAATGAAACGGATCACGAAGAAACTTGCGAATACTGTGCCGCGGAAAAG gcAGCGGCGGCAGCTAAAGCCCAGGAACGGAATCCAG CTTGGGAGGGACCTCATCATCCACGAAATCTTTTACTCGGAGTTGTCTATTCGGCTAAG tACCTTGGCTCTTCACAAATTATGTCGCCCCAGTCTCCAAACAAAGCCGTGCGAATGGAACAAGCCCAGGAAGCCTTAGGACGAATTAAG GTGCCTGAAGGCGAGGAGCAGCCCACCACCGATATTGACCTGTTCATTTCCACTGAGCGACTTAAAATCGTCAACTCATCAACAAAG GAGGTGATGCTGGACCATGCCCTTCGAACAGTGTCGTTTATCGCCGATATAGGAGATGTGCTTGTATTGATGGCCCGGAACCTCCCTGAAGAACACACCAATCAGGTTGCGTTAAAACCGACACAGATTTTAGCAACAGTTGGCAGTGCGCAGACAGATCACAAGAATATCAAGATCACATGTCACGTGTTCCAGTCTGCAGAG gCGCAAGTTATGGCGAAGAGTATTGGTCAGGCGTTTAACGTGGCTTATCAAGAGTTTCTTCGACAGAACGGCTTATCTGATGAAGTAGTAGAGGAGGCCGAGTATAACGGCGTGTTAGAGGCACAGAAAATACTCGGCGAAGATTTGTCTTTGTTGTCCGACGAAAACAGCTCCAAAGAA GTCATTGTGAACAAAAAGCCCCATGAGTATCTTGGTGTTATGATTGTGGAATCTGGCTGGGGATCCATGATTCCATGCGCCATTGTTGCACATCTGGCAAAAGAAGGGCCAGCGGCCAAGTCTGGCAGGCTCAATGTTGGGGACCAGATCCTGTCGGTCAATGGAACCAGCTTGGTCGGCCTTCCCCTATTGGAATGTCAAAACGTTATTAAG GGCATCCGTCCCAACACCAAGGTAGTGTTAAAAATTGTGTCATGTCCCCCTACTGTACAAGTTGTAGTCAATAGACCAGACACTAAATATCAACTGGGATTCAGCGTACAAAATGGCATG ATTTGCAGTTTAATGCGTGGCAGTATAGCTGAGAGAGGTGGAGTCCGAGTAGGTCACAGGATAATTGAAATCAACGATGAGAGTGTTGTCGCCACCTCGCACCAGCACATTGTGGAGCTCTTAGCCACCACTGTGGGCGAG ATTCGTATGAAGACAATGCCTGCCTCGATGTACCGGCTTTTAGTCGGTTTGGAGACACCGCAGCACATTTGA
- the LOC136913507 gene encoding uncharacterized protein isoform X1 produces the protein MADADSDDQEISLSGEKNITRDALRRKRKGKNATMSKDGLMKSRVKPGKAVVVSGTSARPSYSDTPVDLSADDKDLVLEYSDMYEPSKSAGFVDIQDGDAISESSDTEIVAHTEEQVRYDNNASSGDDDSDNDDNDINHGPPPLDSDDDEDSDDDDDVQGPPTDDGDKVLTAPAVGGSEALSSRRTVVSSEKRDSPGSDSESDSDGDGKEAPPPLDSEEEGGGDEEAVEEIEPVVEKKGFVSVANESSVHNLAVEHINMQYENDDDETRNLDSDYEDHGGSDHDIVSDGSNHDEAAKESQEDVENVQASLHSLHVRNSDESEHSDSAGEVKGEMEAEKQESGTDEGDDYDSDQRVELDSAGNAPGETIIAAGESSDILSDNDTQDDEPKDAEETKIHEDAIEEEQREKQSALLTSVENDHDEMSSEKECNASFQFVPDDDDDDENELEWDVEDFDIPKRKNAKKTRPASKIDPEGAEVEKLKKSFMDTLRSEAEQAKVVEATQKTGSNKKKKLNKVINSNSRNIDQGQEKREVETKPVKPVHEVRRVPGTARRTKETSPNVGHAKDEKKTIKGETNIAAVKVSDSATKALRTKSKAVDSTVGQRDVHKVSKQRKGVMETQKTSKVSERMPEGKPSKVKSSSVSSLSTGDSELKASQKGKESKKAKPVGDVETDLVPQRTEIVQKQKGERKARKSDSDNSLDSSTSSRKKAQKAATSGSDSKPRKSNAANSQTHKRVENTVEREERKQLDSKQASVKSVYAESYHEDGYRLGNADNNVKPTRNKPQSRPKSNGHSSSSYETLSVHAKRHDHGTRNHEVHHRHSDHVHERGKHVWLCRDDEIHKLIAQKASLLKEYESGSFAGRRLFSGHKSQVKRVDEPADVPDVGFVGRNKQTRRHGNRPLSEAIFDRTPYSSQRKDKRLSLRLDRSGSSSDEDERTNAAAGSTRGGTFAVGLAARNKELKGVGDNETDHEETCEYCAAEKAAAAAKAQERNPAWEGPHHPRNLLLGVVYSAKYLGSSQIMSPQSPNKAVRMEQAQEALGRIKVPEGEEQPTTDIDLFISTERLKIVNSSTKEVMLDHALRTVSFIADIGDVLVLMARNLPEEHTNQVALKPTQILATVGSAQTDHKNIKITCHVFQSAEAQVMAKSIGQAFNVAYQEFLRQNGLSDEVVEEAEYNGVLEAQKILGEDLSLLSDENSSKEVIVNKKPHEYLGVMIVESGWGSMIPCAIVAHLAKEGPAAKSGRLNVGDQILSVNGTSLVGLPLLECQNVIKGIRPNTKVVLKIVSCPPTVQVVVNRPDTKYQLGFSVQNGMICSLMRGSIAERGGVRVGHRIIEINDESVVATSHQHIVELLATTVGEIRMKTMPASMYRLLVGLETPQHI, from the exons GAAAGAATGCCACCATGAGTAAAGATGGGCTGATGAAAAGTAGAGTGAAGCCTGGGAAAGCCGTTGTAGTATCAGGAACAAGTGCACGACCATCATATAGCGATACGCCTGTTGATCTCTCAGCTGATGATAAGGATTTAGTCTTGGAATACTCAG ATATGTATGAACCATCAAAGAGTGCTGGTTTTGTGGACATTCAAGATGGTGATGCCATTTCAGAAAGCAGTGATACGGAGATTGTCGCTCACACTGAGGAACAGGTGCGGTATGATAATAATGCTTCTTCAGGCGATGATgacagtgataatgatgacaatgacaTCAATCATGGTCCACCACCACTTGATAGTGACGATGATGAGGattctgatgatgatgatgatgttcaAGGGCCCCCAACTGATGATGGCGATAAAGTGCTGACAGCTCCTGCTGTGGGAGGTAGTGAGGCGCTGAGCTCTAGGAGAACTGTAGTGTCAAGTGAAAAGAGGGACTCACCTGGTTCTGATAGTGAAAGCGATAGTGACGGAGATGGAAAGGAAGCACCTCCACCTCTCGATAGCGAGGAAGAAGGTGGAGGAGACGAGGAGGCGGTTGAGGAGATCGAGCCTGTGGTAgaaaagaaaggttttgtttCAGTAGCAAATGAAAGTTCTGTACATAACTTAGCTGTCGAACACATTAATATGCaatatgaaaatgatgatgatgagactCGGAACCTTGATAGCGATTATGAGGATCATGGAGGAAGCGATCATGACATTGTCAGTGATGGCAGTAACCATGATGAAGCTGCCAAGGAGAGCCAAGAGGATGTCGAGAATGTTCAGGCTTCATTACATTCCCTGCACGTAAGAAATTCCGATGAAAGCGAGCATTCTGATTCAGCAGGCGAAGTCAAGGGGGAAATGGAAGCGGAGAAACAAGAGAGTGGGACTGACGAGGGCGATGATTATGACAGTGATCAGAGAGTAGAGCTGGATTCAGCGGGCAATGCACCAGGTGAAACTATTATAGCTGCTGGGGAGAGCAGTGATATTTTGTCAGACAATGATACCCAGGATGATGAACCCAAAGATGCCGAGGAAACAAAGATTCATGAGGATGCTATTGAGGAGGAGCAGAGGGAAAAGCAAAGCGCGTTGTTAACTTCAGTTGAGAATGACCATGATGAGATGAGTAGTGAGAAGGAATGTAACGCTTCGTTTCAATTTGTCcctgatgacgatgatgatgatgaaaatgaactGGAATGGGATGTGGAGGATTTTGATATACCAAAAcgcaaaaatgccaaaaaaactaGACCAGCATCAAAGATTGATCCAGAAGGAGCAGAGGTTGAGAAACTGAAGAAATCTTTTATGGACACTTTAAGAAGTGAAGCAGAGCAGGCTAAAGTTGTTGAGGCTACGCAGAAAACAGgatcaaacaaaaagaaaaagctaaataaagtaataaacTCAAATAGTCGTAACATTGATCAGGGGCAAGAGAAAAGGGAGGTGGAGACAAAACCGGTAAAACCTGTTCACGAAGTAAGGAGAGTTCCCGGAACAGCCAGGCGGACAAAAGAGACTTCACCAAATGTTGGACACgcaaaagatgaaaagaaaacgaTCAAAGGTGAAACAAATATTGCTGCAGTCAAAGTTTCAGATAGTGCAACAAAAGCCTTAAGAACTAAATCCAAGGCGGTGGATAGCACTGTCGGGCAACGTGATGTACATAAAGTTtcgaaacaaaggaaaggtgTTATGGAGACACAAAAGACATCCAAGGTCTCTGAAAGGATGCCTGAAGGAAAGCCATCAAAGGTAAAATCTTCATCTGTTTCGTCGCTTTCCACTGGTGATAGTGAACTAAAGGCAAGTCAAAAAGGGAAAGAATCGAAAAAGGCGAAACCAGTGGGTGATGTCGAAACAGATTTAGTTCCTCAACGGACAGAAATTGTACAGAAACAAAAGGGAGAaagaaaagccaggaaaagcGACAGCGACAACTCTCTTGATTCTTCAACTTCATCGAGGAAAAAGGCACAGAAAGCAGCTACTTCAGGTTCGGACTCCAAGCCTAGAAAGTCTAATGCTGCAAATTCACAGACACACAAGCGCGTGGAAAATACAGTAGAAAGAGAGGAAAGGAAACAGTTAGATAGTAAACAAGCTTCTGTGAAGTCTGTTTATGCAGAAAGTTATCACGAAGATGGCTACCGTCTTGGAAATGCCGATAATAACGTAAAACCTACCAGAAACAAGCCGCAAAGCAGGCCCAAAAGTAATGGCCACTCTTCAAGTTCATATGAAACACTCTCAGTACACGCTAAACGGCATGACCATGGGACCAGGAACCACGAAGTCCACCACAGACATAGTGACCACGTCCATGAGAGGGGCAAGCACGTTTGGTTGTGCAGAGATGATGAGATTCATAAACTTATCGCACAGAAGGCTTCCTTGTTAAAGGAGTATGAATCGGGAAGTTTTGCTGGGAGAAGACTGT TTTCAGGGCATAAGAGTCAAGTGAAAAGAGTAGACGAACCAGCGGATGTTCCCGATGTAGGATTCGTGGGCCGCAACAAACAGACGCGGAGACATGGCAACCGGCCACTGAGTGAAGCCATATTTGACAGAACTCCTTACAGCTCACAGCGTAAAGACAAACGACTGTCACTGCGGCTCGATCGTTCAGGATCTTCATCAGACGAGGATGAGCGGACAAATGCAGCCGCTGGTTCGACGAGAGGTGGCACGTTTGCTGTGGGATTAGCCGCTCGAAACAAGGAGCTGAAAGGCGTCGGCGACAATGAAACGGATCACGAAGAAACTTGCGAATACTGTGCCGCGGAAAAG gcAGCGGCGGCAGCTAAAGCCCAGGAACGGAATCCAG CTTGGGAGGGACCTCATCATCCACGAAATCTTTTACTCGGAGTTGTCTATTCGGCTAAG tACCTTGGCTCTTCACAAATTATGTCGCCCCAGTCTCCAAACAAAGCCGTGCGAATGGAACAAGCCCAGGAAGCCTTAGGACGAATTAAG GTGCCTGAAGGCGAGGAGCAGCCCACCACCGATATTGACCTGTTCATTTCCACTGAGCGACTTAAAATCGTCAACTCATCAACAAAG GAGGTGATGCTGGACCATGCCCTTCGAACAGTGTCGTTTATCGCCGATATAGGAGATGTGCTTGTATTGATGGCCCGGAACCTCCCTGAAGAACACACCAATCAGGTTGCGTTAAAACCGACACAGATTTTAGCAACAGTTGGCAGTGCGCAGACAGATCACAAGAATATCAAGATCACATGTCACGTGTTCCAGTCTGCAGAG gCGCAAGTTATGGCGAAGAGTATTGGTCAGGCGTTTAACGTGGCTTATCAAGAGTTTCTTCGACAGAACGGCTTATCTGATGAAGTAGTAGAGGAGGCCGAGTATAACGGCGTGTTAGAGGCACAGAAAATACTCGGCGAAGATTTGTCTTTGTTGTCCGACGAAAACAGCTCCAAAGAA GTCATTGTGAACAAAAAGCCCCATGAGTATCTTGGTGTTATGATTGTGGAATCTGGCTGGGGATCCATGATTCCATGCGCCATTGTTGCACATCTGGCAAAAGAAGGGCCAGCGGCCAAGTCTGGCAGGCTCAATGTTGGGGACCAGATCCTGTCGGTCAATGGAACCAGCTTGGTCGGCCTTCCCCTATTGGAATGTCAAAACGTTATTAAG GGCATCCGTCCCAACACCAAGGTAGTGTTAAAAATTGTGTCATGTCCCCCTACTGTACAAGTTGTAGTCAATAGACCAGACACTAAATATCAACTGGGATTCAGCGTACAAAATGGCATG ATTTGCAGTTTAATGCGTGGCAGTATAGCTGAGAGAGGTGGAGTCCGAGTAGGTCACAGGATAATTGAAATCAACGATGAGAGTGTTGTCGCCACCTCGCACCAGCACATTGTGGAGCTCTTAGCCACCACTGTGGGCGAG ATTCGTATGAAGACAATGCCTGCCTCGATGTACCGGCTTTTAGTCGGTTTGGAGACACCGCAGCACATTTGA